The following are encoded together in the Drosophila takahashii strain IR98-3 E-12201 chromosome X, DtakHiC1v2, whole genome shotgun sequence genome:
- the disco gene encoding protein disconnected, which translates to MEHIMNPFMSPAYLLGHGPHHPHHSHSHGPQQQSSQSQQSNTNGNASSPASSPGGSSGSGSGGSSGSSLKPRRWGSPPINLAGQFINPATGKKRVQCSICFKTFCDKGALKIHFSAVHLREMHKCTVEGCNMVFSSRRSRNRHSANPNPKLHSPHIRRKISPHDGRTAQQFPVFSPNSAAAAAAVAVAGRLPVAFPGLLPPPPPHHHHPGHHHGHHPYVMFGGHHGLGGLLSSTSASNSSSCQDTDSGSVDNEDDFVYVDMQANSSSPAASSDQEDQVEEDQVEEDLLEEEEDHQLAEDQDEEMHCSLSLASSSSIHNAAEDEERADQPLDFSLHKRRKSEELEQEVEKEQEQDVESDKEQEQDQELELEKRTPSDAFSMDQLLGKRKRHDSNASSSAGSTVAASPSTTAASSTSSTSIAPATSIKMELDLDCTTTTTESHRRQQQPMLPLPVLDLEERHHLRLLQTQMFAAAAAAAAPAFLPPAGGSPIDLAKDSPPMWSLLSEMYRSMLLKTQHQQQQQQYSSHHQQLQQQAHHHLQQQQQEQQQQQHYHHLNQLTHHLNHLNHQEQALNHLNLSQQPQQQSPAATNAPISV; encoded by the coding sequence ATGGAGCACATAATGAATCCGTTCATGTCACCGGCTTATCTGCTGGGCCATGGCCCACATCATCCCCACCACTCCCATTCCCATGGGCCACAACAACAGTCGTCACAGTCCCAGCAATCGAATACCAATGGCAATGCCTCCTCGCCGGCCAGTTCACCAGGCGGTTCTAGTGGCTCTGGATCCGGTGGTTCTTCGGGTTCATCCTTGAAGCCACGTCGCTGGGGCTCGCCGCCCATCAATCTGGCTGGGCAGTTTATCAATCCGGCGACGGGCAAGAAGCGCGTTCAGTGCTCCATTTGCTTCAAGACCTTCTGCGACAAGGGCGCCCTCAAGATTCACTTTTCTGCCGTTCATTTGCGAGAGATGCACAAGTGCACCGTGGAGGGTTGCAATATGGTGTTCAGTTCGCGACGCTCGAGGAATCGTCATAGTGCCAATCCGAATCCCAAGCTCCATTCGCCGCACATTCGTCGCAAGATTTCGCCGCATGACGGGCGGACGGCCCAGCAGTTTCCCGTCTTCTCACCGAactcggcggcggcggcagcagcggtcGCTGTGGCGGGACGACTTCCGGTTGCCTTTCCGGGTTTGctgccaccaccgccgccgcatcatcatcatccggGGCATCATCATGGTCACCATCCGTATGTAATGTTCGGCGGTCATCATGGCCTGGGCGGTCTGCTCTCCTCCACCTCCGCCTCCAACTCGTCGTCCTGCCAGGATACGGACTCGGGATCGGTGGACAATGAGGATGACTTTGTGTATGTGGACATGCAGGCCAATAGCTCTAGTCCGGCGGCCTCCAGTGATCAGGAGGATCAGGTTGAGGAGGATCAGGTTGAAGAGGATCTGCTTGAGGAGGAGGAAGATCATCAGCTGGCCGAGGATCAGGACGAGGAAATGCACTGCAGCTTGAGCCTGGCCAGCAGTAGTAGCATCCACAATGCCGCCGAGGATGAGGAGCGAGCCGATCAGCCACTGGACTTTAGCCTGCACAAGCGACGCAAGTCGGAAGAGCTGGAACAGGAGGTTgaaaaggagcaggagcaggatgtGGAGTCGGACAAGGAGCAGGAACAGGATCAGGAACTGGAGCTGGAGAAGCGCACGCCCAGTGATGCCTTCTCCATGGATCAGCTGCTGGGCAAGCGGAAGCGTCACGACAGCAACGCCTCCAGTTCCGCCGGCTCCACGGTTGCTGCCTCCCCTTCTACCACCGCCGCCTCATCCACCTCCTCTACCTCCATCGCTCCAGCGACGAGCATCAAAATGGAACTGGACCTGGactgcaccaccaccaccaccgagAGCCACCGTCGGCAACAGCAACCAATGCTACCTCTGCCCGTTTTGGATCTCGAGGAGCGGCACCATCTGCGCCTGCTGCAGACCCAAATGTTCGCAGCCGCAGCCGCCGCGGCGGCACCAGCCTTCCTTCCACCAGCGGGTGGATCCCCCATCGATCTGGCCAAGGACTCGCCGCCCATGTGGAGTCTCCTCTCGGAGATGTATCGCTCCATGCTGCTAAAGacgcagcaccagcagcagcagcaacagtacAGCAGCCACCACcagcagctgcaacagcagGCGCATCAtcatctgcagcagcaacagcaagagcagcagcagcagcagcactatCATCATCTGAACCAACTGACCCACCACCTGAACCACCTGAACCACCAGGAGCAGGCACTGAACCACCTCAATCTGAGCCAGCAGCCGCAACAACAGTCGCCGGCGGCCACAAATGCGCCGATTTCGGTCTAA